The proteins below come from a single Chryseobacterium capnotolerans genomic window:
- a CDS encoding SusC/RagA family TonB-linked outer membrane protein yields MNVKLHVLSAGALFFLGQAAYAQKSKNDSILKENKIDEVIVTGYQKKKADEITQAQAVVSGDAIRRNSPTTSIGNSLQGRASGVYVQSATGQPGSAATIMVRGVAGVGGSSEPTYVVNGMYMTARQFSAINPADVESISVLKDAAATAQYGARGANGVVVVTTKAGKVGKTNYSFESKFGFSEKLKDKNFTMMNARELMNYQNELGYLKVVPRSQTEIDALAAYDHNWQKDLLRPSSIQSYLFSAQGGSRESTFYYSLGYDADNGILKDLDGLKRYTGNFGFTNKLSEKLNVGVNLGVQYQVTENFRDRNNTQNPFAAMYKYAPYEPIYNPDGSYNQKMRAGSNTVEQIRNNRSEDQRLRIPVTLFGEYKITNGLKFKTNFNGLYDWYMNTTWMKKGSNLDLTTNKVPTGSLAKNSFYAFNYTWNNSLNYKKSFGKHNFDFLGFIEYNDNFTETVNASAYGLKSTNLSVPSITTPSDRNTFTGSKIRNTLFSLAGMVNYDYEGKYLATASLRRDASSRFGSNNKSGIFWSASAAWNIAKEDFMKGGFINDLKLRGSYGTTGNDGSLSDYYNVANVGFDLYGNNAALFPGTYNTTEKVYIIGNQNLKWESNAVTNAGVDFVMWKRRIRGSVEVYQNKRKDFVQLVPLDKQEGSYYQYINAGDMTQKGLEAELSVDVMRKKDFQWTVRANISFQKSTLDKLADGQTERNLGYTYLKVGETPYVFYNVRFAGVNPDNGNAQYYDKAGNITEKYSASDAVALTDKSPFPTSFGGFGTTLQYKGFDFSADFTFKLGGYTYNNMYSLAVDPTQAKAGRNMAQAAANMWRTPGDTGVFQRVDSNGMRDSDQWIEKSDYLRLRSLTLGYTFDKKALGEDAPINKLRLFVQGQNLFTFTNFHGEPEISVGSAESASLFVPGSFNLYTYPAVRTIMVGMQLEF; encoded by the coding sequence ATGAATGTGAAGTTACATGTATTAAGTGCTGGAGCTTTGTTTTTTTTAGGACAAGCTGCCTATGCGCAAAAATCTAAGAATGATTCTATTCTGAAGGAGAATAAGATCGATGAGGTAATCGTTACTGGATATCAGAAGAAAAAAGCAGATGAAATTACCCAGGCTCAGGCCGTTGTAAGTGGAGATGCTATCAGAAGAAACTCTCCTACAACATCTATCGGAAACTCTTTACAGGGTAGAGCTTCAGGGGTATATGTACAAAGTGCTACAGGTCAGCCAGGTTCTGCCGCTACCATTATGGTAAGAGGGGTTGCTGGTGTTGGTGGTTCTTCTGAACCTACTTATGTAGTAAATGGTATGTACATGACTGCAAGACAGTTTAGTGCAATCAACCCTGCAGACGTAGAATCAATTTCTGTTCTTAAAGATGCGGCTGCTACGGCTCAATATGGTGCGAGAGGAGCAAACGGGGTAGTTGTAGTAACAACTAAAGCTGGAAAAGTTGGGAAAACTAACTATTCATTTGAAAGTAAATTTGGTTTCAGTGAAAAGCTGAAGGATAAAAACTTCACAATGATGAACGCCAGAGAGTTAATGAACTACCAGAATGAGTTAGGTTACTTAAAAGTAGTGCCAAGATCTCAGACGGAAATCGATGCTCTTGCTGCTTATGACCACAACTGGCAAAAAGATCTTTTGAGACCTTCAAGCATTCAATCTTATTTGTTTAGTGCACAGGGAGGATCCAGAGAAAGTACATTCTACTATTCATTAGGATATGATGCTGATAATGGTATTCTTAAAGATCTAGACGGACTTAAGAGATATACAGGTAACTTCGGGTTCACTAATAAACTGAGCGAAAAGTTAAACGTTGGAGTTAACCTTGGAGTTCAGTATCAGGTTACAGAAAACTTCAGAGACAGAAATAATACACAGAACCCATTTGCGGCAATGTATAAATATGCTCCTTACGAGCCAATTTATAACCCAGATGGAAGCTACAATCAGAAAATGAGAGCGGGTTCTAACACTGTAGAGCAGATCCGTAATAACAGATCTGAAGATCAGAGATTAAGAATCCCGGTAACTTTATTCGGAGAATATAAGATCACGAACGGATTGAAATTTAAAACGAATTTCAATGGGCTTTACGACTGGTATATGAATACCACGTGGATGAAAAAAGGATCTAACCTGGATTTAACTACGAACAAAGTTCCTACAGGTTCATTAGCGAAAAACTCATTCTATGCATTTAACTATACATGGAATAACTCATTAAACTATAAGAAATCATTCGGAAAACATAACTTTGACTTCTTAGGATTTATCGAATATAACGATAACTTCACTGAAACAGTGAATGCAAGTGCTTATGGATTAAAATCTACAAACCTTAGTGTTCCTTCTATCACGACTCCTTCAGACAGAAATACATTTACCGGATCTAAAATCAGAAATACCCTTTTCAGTTTAGCAGGTATGGTAAACTATGATTATGAAGGTAAATATTTAGCAACTGCATCATTAAGAAGAGATGCTTCTTCAAGATTTGGATCTAATAACAAGAGCGGAATCTTCTGGTCAGCAAGTGCTGCTTGGAATATTGCTAAAGAAGACTTCATGAAAGGTGGTTTCATCAATGACTTGAAACTTAGAGGTTCTTATGGTACAACCGGAAACGACGGTTCATTATCTGATTATTATAACGTAGCTAATGTTGGTTTCGATTTATACGGAAATAACGCCGCTTTATTTCCTGGAACTTATAACACTACCGAAAAAGTTTATATCATTGGTAACCAGAATCTGAAATGGGAATCTAATGCTGTAACCAACGCAGGGGTTGACTTTGTAATGTGGAAGAGAAGAATTCGTGGATCCGTAGAAGTTTACCAGAACAAGAGAAAAGATTTCGTACAATTAGTACCATTAGATAAGCAGGAAGGATCATATTACCAATATATCAATGCTGGTGATATGACTCAGAAAGGTCTTGAAGCTGAATTAAGTGTAGACGTGATGAGAAAGAAAGACTTCCAATGGACTGTACGTGCTAACATCTCTTTCCAGAAATCAACTCTTGATAAACTAGCAGACGGACAGACTGAAAGAAACCTAGGATATACTTATCTTAAAGTAGGTGAAACTCCATATGTATTCTATAATGTTAGATTTGCAGGAGTAAACCCAGATAATGGAAATGCTCAATATTACGATAAAGCAGGAAACATTACAGAAAAATACAGTGCTTCTGATGCTGTTGCACTTACAGATAAGTCTCCTTTCCCAACAAGCTTCGGAGGTTTTGGAACTACCCTTCAATATAAAGGATTTGACTTCAGTGCAGACTTCACATTCAAGTTAGGAGGTTATACATATAACAACATGTATTCTCTTGCTGTTGACCCAACCCAGGCTAAAGCGGGAAGAAACATGGCGCAGGCAGCTGCTAATATGTGGAGAACTCCAGGTGATACAGGGGTATTCCAAAGAGTAGACTCTAACGGTATGCGTGATTCTGATCAGTGGATTGAGAA
- a CDS encoding RagB/SusD family nutrient uptake outer membrane protein, protein MTMMNSCSDRETLDLQPYNNVDENLAFSTAGNVDLSIMGVYNAAQNGIYKTSPDASNTPRGYVFGAAYVEQNDMRGEDMVNTATFYQLTYTATYDGGSLNNVHYWMNAYGLINKANIAIEGLKKAGSSGVITGVVRDNYLGEMYFLRALAHLELLKHFSRPYNFTSGATHPGVPYRVTAITSPGTIDEALKVGRGTVAETYSKILADLDMAETLTVSSGSRVGNIKITRATKEAAIALKVRAYLNMRDWSKVLTEGAKLNSVYSLTSSPSQPFINNYNNSESIFSIENSANTNPGTNAGLASIYNNRSLVCISPIIWRNPRWLADDKRREETTMVRTASSGVKFVNKYKDVTNLSDGSPIMRYAEIILSMAEANARLGNTATAITQLNQVRNRSLATPATQQYTAASFTDATSLVDAIITERRIEFLGEGMRWGDIHRLLYDDLVPTPGIPAKMANAMPTGASFTLGTPYTGPLGVAMIPKTDFRVLWPLPNEEVVNNPTLAAQQNPGW, encoded by the coding sequence ATGACAATGATGAACTCCTGCTCAGATAGAGAAACCCTAGACTTGCAGCCGTACAATAATGTCGATGAGAATTTAGCTTTTTCAACAGCAGGGAATGTTGATCTTTCTATAATGGGAGTTTATAATGCTGCGCAAAATGGAATTTATAAGACGAGCCCTGATGCTTCGAATACTCCTAGAGGGTATGTGTTTGGGGCGGCTTATGTAGAGCAGAATGATATGCGTGGAGAAGATATGGTGAATACGGCAACTTTTTACCAACTGACATATACGGCAACTTATGATGGTGGTTCACTTAATAATGTCCACTATTGGATGAATGCTTATGGGCTGATTAATAAAGCGAATATCGCAATAGAAGGCCTGAAAAAGGCAGGAAGTAGTGGTGTGATTACAGGAGTAGTTCGTGATAATTACTTGGGTGAGATGTATTTTTTACGAGCGTTGGCTCACTTGGAGTTATTAAAGCATTTTTCCAGACCCTATAATTTTACGTCTGGTGCAACTCATCCGGGAGTCCCTTATCGAGTAACGGCAATTACTAGTCCTGGTACAATTGATGAAGCTCTTAAAGTAGGTAGAGGAACAGTAGCGGAAACATATTCAAAAATTCTTGCTGATTTAGATATGGCAGAAACCTTGACGGTAAGTAGTGGTTCAAGAGTTGGAAATATCAAGATTACAAGAGCAACTAAAGAAGCTGCTATTGCATTGAAAGTTAGGGCTTACTTAAATATGAGAGATTGGTCAAAAGTCCTTACCGAGGGAGCGAAGTTAAATTCGGTTTATTCCCTTACTTCTTCTCCTAGTCAACCATTTATAAATAATTATAATAATTCAGAATCTATTTTTTCTATTGAGAATTCTGCAAATACAAATCCGGGGACTAACGCGGGACTAGCATCAATATATAATAATAGATCATTGGTGTGTATTAGTCCTATCATCTGGAGAAATCCCAGATGGTTAGCTGATGATAAAAGAAGAGAAGAAACAACAATGGTAAGAACTGCCTCTTCAGGAGTTAAATTTGTTAATAAGTATAAGGATGTTACTAATTTATCAGATGGGTCTCCAATCATGAGATATGCTGAAATTATTTTATCTATGGCGGAAGCTAATGCCAGACTAGGTAATACAGCGACGGCAATTACTCAGTTGAATCAAGTGAGAAACAGGTCATTAGCGACTCCGGCTACTCAGCAATATACGGCAGCTTCGTTTACTGATGCTACTTCTTTAGTAGATGCTATTATAACAGAAAGACGAATTGAATTTTTAGGAGAAGGGATGAGATGGGGAGATATCCACAGGTTACTATATGATGATTTGGTACCTACTCCCGGTATTCCTGCTAAGATGGCAAATGCTATGCCTACTGGAGCGTCTTTTACTTTAGGGACTCCATATACAGGACCATTGGGAGTTGCAATGATTCCTAAAACAGATTTCAGAGTTTTATGGCCGCTTCCTAACGAGGAAGTTGTGAATAATCCGACACTGGCGGCACAACAAAATCCGGGTTGGTAA